In a single window of the Harpia harpyja isolate bHarHar1 chromosome 3, bHarHar1 primary haplotype, whole genome shotgun sequence genome:
- the CGAS gene encoding cyclic GMP-AMP synthase isoform X1: MDGRGERGGRRGRPAASRGRGAVKAAARSSSLGRGRSAGGGPGTAAATLRGARRDGSAARRGPPARRGSVVRNLPAGPAAGGEEAPAAPRSRAAAAGAPTARRRAAVPEGAVVPPVAAASSSGGPRLREVLSRLSLGRQDVSEASGLVNQVVSQLIQAIRSQEGSFGSIERLGAGSYYEHVKISEPNEFDIMLVMPVSRLQLDECDDTGAYYYLTFKRNPKEKHLFKFLDEDGKLSAFKMLQALRDIIKREVKNIKNAEVTVKRRKAGSPAITLQIKNPPAEISVDIILTLEVQQSWPPSTQDGLKIEQWLGRKVRGEFRNKSLYLVAKQNKKEKVLRVADTGTYCCGTVLTILYSTLGNTWRLSFSHIEKAMLNNHGSSKTCCESDGPKCCRKGCLKLLKYLLEQLKMKYTKQLEKFCSYHVKTAFFHSCVMWPNDTDWHLGDLDHCFQKYLGYFLDCLQKSELPHFFIPRYNLLSLEDKASSDFLSRQINYQLNNRFPIFQERY; the protein is encoded by the exons ATGGACGGcagaggggagcggggcgggcggagAGGGCGGCCCGCGGCctcgcggggccggggcgcggtgAAGGCCGCAGCCCGCAGCTCCTCGCTGGGCCGGGGCCGGAgcgcgggcggcgggccggggacCGCCGCCGCCACCCTCCGTGGAGCGCGGAGGGACGGATCcgccgcccggcgcggccccccGGCGAGGCGAGGCTCCGTCGTCAGGAACCTGccggcgggcccggccgcggggggTGAAgaggcccccgccgcccctcggaGCAGGGCAGCGGCCGCCGGAGCCCCCACGGCGCGGAGGCGAGCGGCGGTGCCCGAAGGGGCGGTCGTTCCCCCCGTGGCGGCCGCCTCGTCGTCGGGCGGCCCGCGGCTGCGGGAGGTGCTGTCGCGGCTGAGCCTGGGCCGGCAGGACGTGTCCGAGGCGTCGGGGCTGGTGAACCAGGTGGTCTCGCAGCTGATCCAGGCCATCCGGAGCCAGGAGGGCAGCTTCGGCTCCATCGAGCGGCTGGGCGCCGGCAGCTACTACGAGCACGTCAAG ATATCTGAACCGAATGAGTTTGACATCATGCTCGTAATGCCTGTTTCAAGACTTCAGCTGGATGAATGTGATGACACTGGAGCCTATTATTACCTAACATTCAAAAGAAATCCGAAAGAGAAGCATTTGTTTAAGTTTTTAGATGAAGATGGAAAATTATCAGCCTTTAAAATGCTTCAAGCACTAAGAGACATTATTAAACGAGaagtaaaaaacattaaaa ATGCAGAAGTAACTGTGAAAAGGAGGAAGGCTGGAAGCCCTGCAATAACTCTTCAGATCAAAAATCCTCCAGCAGAAATATCAGTGGACATCATCTTAACTTTGGAAGTTCAGCAGAGCTGGCCGCCCAGCACACAGGATGGCCTCAAAATTGAACAGTGGCTTGGAAGAAAAGTCAGGGGAGAGTTCAGAAACAAATCACTTTATTTAGTagccaagcaaaacaaaaaagaaaaggttctAAGAG TTGCAGACACTGGTACTTACTGCTGTGGAACAGTTTTAACAATCTTGTACTCAACTTTAGGAAACACCTGGCGACTCTCTTTCTCGCATATTGAGAAGGCCATGCTGAACAACCACGGCAGCTCAAAGACATGTTGTGAATCTGATGGACCAAAGTGCTGTAG GAAAGGTTGTCTTAAGCTTCTGAAGTATCTTCTAGAGCAActtaaaatgaaatatacaaaacagttGGAAAAATTCTGTTCATATCACGtcaaaactgcttttttccaCTCGTGTGTCATGTGGCCAAATGACACAGACTGGCATTTGGGAGACCTGGATCACTGCTTTCAGAAATACCTGGGATATTTTCTGGATTGCCTGCAAAAATCTGAGCTGCCACACTTTTTTATTCCCCGATACAACTTGCTCAGCCTGGAAGATAAAGCGAGCAGTGATTTCCTTTCAAGACAAATAAACTATCAGTTGAACAACAGATTTCCAATATTTCAGGAGAGGTATtaa
- the CGAS gene encoding cyclic GMP-AMP synthase isoform X2 has product MDGRGERGGRRGRPAASRGRGAVKAAARSSSLGRGRSAGGGPGTAAATLRGARRDGSAARRGPPARRGSVVRNLPAGPAAGGEEAPAAPRSRAAAAGAPTARRRAAVPEGAVVPPVAAASSSGGPRLREVLSRLSLGRQDVSEASGLVNQVVSQLIQAIRSQEGSFGSIERLGAGSYYEHVKISEPNEFDIMLVMPVSRLQLDECDDTGAYYYLTFKRNPKEKHLFKFLDEDGKLSAFKMLQALRDIIKREVKNIKNAEVTVKRRKAGSPAITLQIKNPPAEISVDIILTLEVQQSWPPSTQDGLKIEQWLGRKVRGEFRNKSLYLVAKQNKKEKVLRGNTWRLSFSHIEKAMLNNHGSSKTCCESDGPKCCRKGCLKLLKYLLEQLKMKYTKQLEKFCSYHVKTAFFHSCVMWPNDTDWHLGDLDHCFQKYLGYFLDCLQKSELPHFFIPRYNLLSLEDKASSDFLSRQINYQLNNRFPIFQERY; this is encoded by the exons ATGGACGGcagaggggagcggggcgggcggagAGGGCGGCCCGCGGCctcgcggggccggggcgcggtgAAGGCCGCAGCCCGCAGCTCCTCGCTGGGCCGGGGCCGGAgcgcgggcggcgggccggggacCGCCGCCGCCACCCTCCGTGGAGCGCGGAGGGACGGATCcgccgcccggcgcggccccccGGCGAGGCGAGGCTCCGTCGTCAGGAACCTGccggcgggcccggccgcggggggTGAAgaggcccccgccgcccctcggaGCAGGGCAGCGGCCGCCGGAGCCCCCACGGCGCGGAGGCGAGCGGCGGTGCCCGAAGGGGCGGTCGTTCCCCCCGTGGCGGCCGCCTCGTCGTCGGGCGGCCCGCGGCTGCGGGAGGTGCTGTCGCGGCTGAGCCTGGGCCGGCAGGACGTGTCCGAGGCGTCGGGGCTGGTGAACCAGGTGGTCTCGCAGCTGATCCAGGCCATCCGGAGCCAGGAGGGCAGCTTCGGCTCCATCGAGCGGCTGGGCGCCGGCAGCTACTACGAGCACGTCAAG ATATCTGAACCGAATGAGTTTGACATCATGCTCGTAATGCCTGTTTCAAGACTTCAGCTGGATGAATGTGATGACACTGGAGCCTATTATTACCTAACATTCAAAAGAAATCCGAAAGAGAAGCATTTGTTTAAGTTTTTAGATGAAGATGGAAAATTATCAGCCTTTAAAATGCTTCAAGCACTAAGAGACATTATTAAACGAGaagtaaaaaacattaaaa ATGCAGAAGTAACTGTGAAAAGGAGGAAGGCTGGAAGCCCTGCAATAACTCTTCAGATCAAAAATCCTCCAGCAGAAATATCAGTGGACATCATCTTAACTTTGGAAGTTCAGCAGAGCTGGCCGCCCAGCACACAGGATGGCCTCAAAATTGAACAGTGGCTTGGAAGAAAAGTCAGGGGAGAGTTCAGAAACAAATCACTTTATTTAGTagccaagcaaaacaaaaaagaaaaggttctAAGAG GAAACACCTGGCGACTCTCTTTCTCGCATATTGAGAAGGCCATGCTGAACAACCACGGCAGCTCAAAGACATGTTGTGAATCTGATGGACCAAAGTGCTGTAG GAAAGGTTGTCTTAAGCTTCTGAAGTATCTTCTAGAGCAActtaaaatgaaatatacaaaacagttGGAAAAATTCTGTTCATATCACGtcaaaactgcttttttccaCTCGTGTGTCATGTGGCCAAATGACACAGACTGGCATTTGGGAGACCTGGATCACTGCTTTCAGAAATACCTGGGATATTTTCTGGATTGCCTGCAAAAATCTGAGCTGCCACACTTTTTTATTCCCCGATACAACTTGCTCAGCCTGGAAGATAAAGCGAGCAGTGATTTCCTTTCAAGACAAATAAACTATCAGTTGAACAACAGATTTCCAATATTTCAGGAGAGGTATtaa